The Chiloscyllium punctatum isolate Juve2018m chromosome 45, sChiPun1.3, whole genome shotgun sequence genome has a segment encoding these proteins:
- the LOC140467425 gene encoding solute carrier family 45 member 3-like: MMEKPQSSMFFHKRRSQLLLLNSLTCGLEMCVGAGITFVPPLLLEAGVQEKYMTMVLGIGPVLGLIFVPMIGSASDHWTSRYGRRRPFIWALCFGVLLSLFVIPHASKMATFFSLNDYPVDVIFLIIGICMLDFCGQVCFTPLEALLSDLFHDAEDCRQAFSMYSFMISLGGCIGYLLTAVDWKSTFVSTYLGGQEDCLFTLLAAIFILCVLATFFVSEENYSNVDGRVDISPKEVIKPLSRYCCCSTSMLWRARHYLLVLKNCCTLIPKLYNLYCRIPKVIRQLVVAEFYSWMALMTFMMFYTDFVGEGLYHGIPNADPGSEARLRYDEGVRMGSMGLFLQCAFSIFCSAIMDRLVKGFGTKVVYLASIAFFTFSAFIMCLSKSVILVTVMSALTGFTYSTLQILPYTLNSLYHKEKQVYFCKHKFTELEDGNCQIEKKASSQNGILNHKSYNQNGNLITTAPLLSSKGPLPERSSISQNRGSQCEVIMPAGSTDSEQSMGRGICLDLAILDSAFLLSQVIPSLLMGTIVQFTQTVTAYMISAAFFGTVAIYFATKIVFDKNDLEKYLV; this comes from the exons ATGATGGAGAAGCCCCAGTCCAGTATGTTTTTCCACAAACGAAGGTCCCAGTTGTTGTTGCTGAATTCACTGACATGTGGCTTGGAGATGTGTGTGGGAGCCGGAATCACCTTTGTACCCCCACTGCTTCTGGAAGCTGGTGTACAAGAAAAATACATGACTATGGTTTTGG GTATTGGGCCAGTCCTAGGACTGATATTTGTTCCAATGATTGGTTCGGCAAGTGACCACTGGACAAGTCGCTATGGCCGCCGACGCCCCTTCATTTGGGCGCTCTGCTTTGGGGTCCTTCTGAGTCTCTTTGTTATCCCTCACGCCAGCAAGATGGCCACTTTCTTCAGCCTGAACGATTATCCTGTCGATGTGATCTTCCTCATCATTGGGATCTGCATGTTGGACTTTTGTGGCCAagtctgtttcacccctctggaGGCCCTGCTGTCAGACTTGTTCCATGATGCAGAAGATTGTAGGCAGGCTTTCTCCATGTATTCCTTCATGATCAGCCTGGGGGGTTGCATCGGCTACCTCTTGACAGCAGTGGACTGGAAAAGTACTTTTGTGTCCACTTACCTCGGTGGGCAAGAAGATTGCCTCTTCACACTTCTGGCTGCCATATTTATTTTGTGTGTTCTTGCAACCTTCTTTGTATCTGAGGAAAACTATAGTAATGTGGATGGCCGGGTTGATATTTCACCAAAGGAAGTCATTAAGCCTCTGTCACGGTACTGTTGTTGCTCCACTAGTATGCTTTGGCGAGCAAGGCACTACCTTCTGGTACTGAAGAACTGTTGCACTTTGATCCCCAAACTCTATAACTTGTACTGTCGCATACCCAAGGTGATCCGGCAGCTGGTTGTAGCAGAGTTCTACAGCTGGATGGCTCTCATGACGTTCATGATGTTCTACACAGACTTTGTGGGGGAGGGACTCTACCATGGTATCCCTAATGCTGATCCTGGGAGTGAAGCTCGGCTGCGCTATGATGAAG GTGTTCGAATGGGCAGTATGGGTCTTTTCCTGCAGTGTGCATTCTCAATTTTTTGTTCAGCAATAATGGACAGACTGGTGAAGGGGTTTGGTACCAAAGTAGTTTACCTCGCCAGCATAGCATTTTTTACATTTTCCGCCTTCATCATGTGCCTTTCGAAGAGTGTGATCCTGGTGACAGTGATGTCTGCACTAACGGGGTTTACATATTCAACTCTACAGATTCTACCCTACACATTGAACTCCCTTTATCATAAGGAAAAACAG GTATATTTTTGCAAGCACAAGTTTACTGAACTCGAAGATGGCAATTGCCAGATTGAGAAAAAGGCATCTTCACAAAATGGAATCTTGAATCATAAGTCATATAATCAAAATGGAAATTTAATTACAACTGCTCCTCTACTGTCTTCCAAAGGCCCTCTGCCAGAGAGAAGCAGCATCTCTCAAAATCGTGGATCTCAGTGTGAGGTCATCATGCCTGCTGGATCTACTGACAGTGAACAATctatggggagagggatttgCCTTGACCTAGCTATTCTGGACAGTGCCTTCCTTCTTTCTCAGGTCATTCCCTCACTACTCATGGGAACAATTGTTCAGTTTACACAGACAGTAACTGCTTACATGATCTCCGCGGCCTTTTTTGGGACGGTGGCTATTTATTTTGCAACCAAAATAGTTTttgataaaaatgatttggaaaaGTATTTAGTGTGA